One region of Miscanthus floridulus cultivar M001 chromosome 19, ASM1932011v1, whole genome shotgun sequence genomic DNA includes:
- the LOC136527498 gene encoding cysteine-rich receptor-like protein kinase 10 — translation MAPAGRLGGHRRLLGTAPAPASDGASHGSGSSPDAMRIMVGVLVTVIICTLLYCVYCWRWRKRNAIRRSLLDSLWPRSSSDLPLMDLATILAATDNFSKANKLGEGGFGPVYRGVLSGGSEIAVKRLSARSRQGAAEFRNEVELIAKLQHRNLVRLLGWCAERDEKLLVYEYLPNRSLDAFLFDPSKSAQLGWSTRHNVILGIARGLLYLHEDSLLKVVHRDLKASNVLLDHKMSPKISDFGMAKIFEEDTDGINTGRVVGTYGYMAPEFALEGVFSVKSDVFSFGVLLLEILSGQRNGALYLEEHQQSLIQDAWKLWSEDRAGEFMDPSLGRSYSKDEAWRCYHVGLLCVQENPDVRPTMSNVLLMLISDHMKLPEPAMPPLFTRLRNISLLAPPLTTKTESTTSPQSINDVSITMIEPR, via the exons ATGGCGCCGGCCGGTCGTCTTGGTGGCCACCGCCGGCTGTTGGGCACGGCCCCTGCGCCGGCAAGCGACGGGGCGTCACACGGCTCGGGCTCCAGCCCTGACGCGATGCGGATCATGGTGGGCGTGCTGGTGACGGTCATCATCTGCACGCTGCTCTACTGCGTCTACTGCTGGCGGTGGCGGAAGCGCAATG CCATCCGGAGATCCCTGCTGGACAGCCTATGGCCGCGGTCGAGCTCGGACCTGCCGCTCATGGACCTCGCCACCATCCTCGCTGCCACCGACAACTTCTCCAAGGCCAACAAGCTCGGCGAGGGCGGCTTCGGCCCGGTCTACAGA GGCGTGCTGAGCGGCGGCTCGGAGATCGCCGTGAAGCGTCTGTCGGCGCGGTCGCGGCAGGGCGCGGCGGAGTTCCGGAACGAGGTGGAGCTGATCGCCAAGCTGCAGCACCGCAAcctggtgcggctgctgggctggtGCGCCGAGCGCGACGAGAAGCTGCTGGTGTACGAGTACCTCCCCAACCGCAGCCTCGACGCCTTCCTCTTCG ATCCGAGCAAGAGCGCGCAGCTTGGGTGGAGCACCCGGCACAACGTCATCCTGGGCATCGCCCGCGGCCTGCTGTACCTCCACGAGGACTCGCTGCTCAAGGTGGTCCACCGGGACCTCAAGGCCAGCAACGTGCTCCTCGACCACAAGATGAGCCCCAAGATCTCCGACTTCGGCATGGCCAAGATCTTCGAGGAGGACACCGACGGGATCAACACGGGCCGCGTCGTCGGGACCTA CGGGTACATGGCGCCGGAGTTCGCGTTGGAGGGCGTCTTCTCGGTGAAGTCCGACGTGTTCAGCTTCGGAGTCCTCCTGCTGGAGATCCTGAGCGGGCAGCGGAACGGCGCCTTGTACCTCGAGGAGCACCAGCAGTCCCTCATCCAAGAT GCATGGAAGCTGTGGAGTGAAGATCGCGCCGGCGAGTTCATGGACCCGTCGCTGGGGCGGTCCTACTCCAAGGACGAGGCGTGGCGGTGCTACCACGTCGGCCTGCTCTGCGTGCAGGAGAACCCCGACGTCCGGCCGACCATGTCCAACGTCCTGCTCATGCTCATCAGCGACCACATGAAGCTCCCTGAGCCAGCCATGCCGCCCTTGTTCACGCGGCTCAGGAACATCTCCTTGTTGGCACCGCCACTCACGACGAAAACCGAGTCCACGACGTCTCCGCAGTCCATCAACGATGTCTCCATCACAATGATCGAACCGCGCTGA